A window from Seriola aureovittata isolate HTS-2021-v1 ecotype China chromosome 14, ASM2101889v1, whole genome shotgun sequence encodes these proteins:
- the gpr75 gene encoding probable G-protein coupled receptor 75, giving the protein MNTTVTPSDLVDVPRHQTFNGTLGTQTPSGWAVIHTATLTFCSLLLILIFCLGSYGNLVVFLSFFDPAFRKFRTNFDFMILNLSFCDLFICCVTAPMFALVLFLDAGGGDGVSKSFCFAFHLTSSGFIIMSLETVAVIALHRLRMVLGQQPNRTASFPRTLALTALLWTSSFTMAALLTMRAYPHGDGPCLPHFGLGGGQARVVLYVYLADFAFCVTVVSVSYLMIAQTLRKNAQVRKCPIMTVDATCPPPPPPLIAAGFESMQCAVQGPSLYRNQTYNKLQNVQTHSYANRTSQPLVPGAAQGATCCQLVSTVNLATAKDSKAVVTCVVIVFSVLLCCLPMGVSLAQDVLTPESSFAHYQFELCGFVLIFLKSGINPFVYSRNSAGLRRRVLCCIQWAALGFLCCKQKTRLHAMGKGSLEVNRNKSSHHETNSAYVLSPKPQRRLVDQACGPSHSRDCAGSPRATGVRKPRPPSTSTPINTRIEPYYSIYNSSPSAGPSSPTSLQPVSSQTFAFAKSYVAMHYHTHQDALQDFESTSVHQIPIPSV; this is encoded by the coding sequence ATGAACACCACTGTTACACCATCAGACCTGGTGGATGTGCCAAGACATCAGACCTTCAATGGCACCCTGGGCACACAGACCCCGTCAGGTTGGGCTGTGATTCACACTGCTACCTTGACCTTTTGCTCtctgctcctcatcctcatcttctgCCTGGGCTCTTATGGAAATCTTGTGGTGTTCCTGTCCTTTTTTGACCCAGCTTTTCGCAAGTTCCGCACCAACTTTGACTTCATGATCCTGAACCTATCCTTCTGTGACTTGTTCATTTGCTGTGTGACTGCTCCCATGTTTGCGCTGGTGCTCTTCCTGGATGCAGGCGGAGGGGATGGCGTGTCGAAGAGTTTCTGCTTTGCCTTCCACTTGACCAGCTCGGGCTTCATCATCATGTCCCTGGAGACGGTAGCTGTCATTGCTTTGCACAGACTACGCATGGTTTTGGGGCAGCAGCCCAACCGCACTGCCTCCTTCCCCCGCACGCTGGCCCTCACTGCCCTGCTGTGGACATCCAGTTTCACCATGGCTGCCCTCCTTACCATGCGAGCATACCCACATGGAGATGGACCCTGCTTGCCCCACTTTGGCCTGGGAGGTGGACAGGCCAGGGTTGTGTTATATGTCTACCTGGCAGACTTTGCCTTTTGTGTAACTGTGGTGTCTGTATCCTATCTGATGATTGCTCAAACACTAAGGAAGAATGCACAAGTGAGGAAATGTCCCATCATGACAGTAGATGCCACATgccctccacccccaccacctcTCATTGCAGCAGGCTTTGAGAGCATGCAGTGTGCTGTTCAAGGCCCCTCTCTGTACCGTAACCAGACTTACAACAAACTGCAGAATGTTCAGACACACTCATATGCCAACAGGACCAGCCAGCCTCTGGTTCCAGGGGCTGCCCAAGGAGCAACCTGCTGTCAGCTGGTGTCTACAGTCAACTTGGCCACAGCCAAAGACTCTAAGGCAGTTGTCACCTGTGTTGTTATAGTGTtctctgtgttgctttgctgctTGCCAATGGGAGTTTCACTGGCACAGGATGTTTTGACACCAGAAAGTAGCTTTGCACATTACCAGTTCGAACTGTGCGGCTTTGTGCTCATTTTTCTCAAGTCAGGCATCAATCCCTTTGTGTACTCACGCAACAGTGCAGGCCTCCGCCGCCGTGTGCTGTGCTGTATTCAGTGGGCGGCGCTGGGCTTTCTCTGTTGCAAGCAAAAGACTCGTCTGCATGCGATGGGGAAGGGCAGCCTTGAAGTCAATCGCAATAAATCCTCTCATCATGAGACAAACTCAGCCTACGTACTGTCACCAAAGCCACAGAGGAGGCTAGTGGACCAGGCTTGTGGGCCCAGTCACTCCAGGGATTGTGCTGGGAGTCCAAGGGCCACAGGTGTGCGTAAACCTCGCCCGCCGAGTACCTCAACACCTATCAACACCCGCATTGAGCCCTACTACAGTATATACAACAGCAGTCCCTCTGCAGGGCCCAGCTCCCCCACCAGCCTGCAGCCTGTCAGCTCTCAGACATTTGCCTTTGCCAAGTCATATGTAGCCATGCACTATCACACTCACCAAGATGCACTACAGGACTTTGAAAGCACCTCAGTGCACCAGATTCCCATTCCCTCAGTCTAA